From the genome of Streptococcus lutetiensis, one region includes:
- a CDS encoding NAD kinase, producing the protein MTQTNITDKVTRVAIVANGKYQSRRVASKLFAAFKEDKGFYLSKKDPDIVISIGGDGMLLSAFHTYEKILDKVRFVGIHTGHLGFYTDYRDFEVEKLIENLRADRGRKASYPVLRVKITLEDGRVVKARALNEVAIKRIEKTMVADVVIDKVKLERFRGDGISVSTPTGSTAYNKSLGGAILHPTMEAMQLTEISSLNNRVYRTLGSSVIVPKKDKIEIIPKRQGVYTVSIDNKTMHYKNVSKIEYCIDDKKISFVATPFHTSFWERVRDAFIGEVDS; encoded by the coding sequence ATGACACAGACGAATATTACAGATAAAGTAACACGTGTTGCTATCGTAGCAAACGGGAAATATCAGAGTAGACGAGTTGCCTCAAAGCTTTTTGCGGCATTCAAGGAAGATAAAGGATTCTATTTGTCTAAAAAAGATCCAGATATTGTCATTTCCATTGGTGGTGATGGCATGCTGTTGTCTGCTTTTCACACGTATGAAAAGATTCTTGATAAAGTCCGCTTTGTGGGAATTCATACCGGTCATCTGGGGTTTTACACCGATTACCGAGATTTTGAAGTAGAAAAGTTAATTGAGAATTTGCGAGCTGATAGGGGGCGTAAGGCATCTTATCCAGTTTTGCGAGTTAAAATCACTTTAGAAGATGGTCGTGTGGTAAAAGCGCGTGCCCTTAACGAAGTAGCCATCAAACGTATTGAGAAAACAATGGTTGCTGATGTTGTCATTGATAAGGTGAAGTTAGAACGTTTCCGTGGTGACGGTATTTCGGTATCGACACCGACAGGAAGCACTGCTTACAATAAATCTTTAGGCGGAGCTATTTTGCACCCGACGATGGAAGCGATGCAGTTGACAGAGATTTCTAGTCTTAACAACCGTGTTTATCGCACCCTTGGGTCATCTGTGATTGTGCCGAAAAAAGATAAAATTGAAATCATTCCTAAACGCCAAGGCGTTTATACAGTGTCAATCGATAACAAAACCATGCATTATAAAAATGTGTCTAAAATTGAATATTGTATTGACGATAAAAAAATTAGCTTTGTGGCAACACCCTTCCATACAAGTTTCTGGGAGCGCGTGAGAGATGCCTTTATAGGAGAAGTAGATTCGTGA
- a CDS encoding RluA family pseudouridine synthase — protein MKFEFIADRRTKVKTFLKGHDVSKCLLAKVKFKGGNIWVNGVEQNAIYLLDVGDVVTIEIPDEQEHETLIPVEHDLDIAYEDDHFLIINKPHGYASIPSVLHSNTIANFVKYYYMEQNYPNKQVHIVTRLDKDTSGLMLFAKHGYAHARLDKQLQSKTIEKRYYALVSGQGELEDEGEIIAPIARDEDSIITRRVHLSGKYAHTSYRVVERFGDVALVDIRLHTGRTHQIRVHFAHIGFPLLGDDLYGGRMDLGITRQALHCHYLRFVDPYTNKEIIQSANLTDDFDSVIMKPQQK, from the coding sequence GTGAAATTTGAATTTATTGCGGACCGACGAACAAAAGTAAAAACCTTTTTAAAGGGACATGATGTCTCAAAATGCTTATTAGCCAAAGTGAAATTTAAAGGTGGAAATATTTGGGTAAATGGCGTTGAGCAAAATGCCATTTATTTATTGGATGTGGGAGATGTGGTGACGATTGAAATTCCTGATGAACAGGAACATGAAACCCTTATTCCAGTCGAACATGACCTTGATATTGCCTATGAAGATGATCATTTTTTGATTATCAATAAACCCCATGGTTATGCTAGTATTCCAAGTGTTTTGCACTCAAATACCATCGCTAATTTTGTCAAATATTACTACATGGAGCAAAATTATCCTAACAAGCAAGTTCACATCGTAACTCGACTTGATAAGGATACCAGTGGTTTGATGCTTTTTGCCAAACACGGTTATGCCCATGCTAGACTTGATAAACAACTACAAAGTAAGACCATTGAAAAACGTTATTATGCCTTGGTTTCTGGTCAAGGTGAACTAGAAGATGAGGGTGAAATCATTGCGCCGATTGCTCGAGATGAAGATAGTATTATCACACGTCGCGTGCATCTGTCTGGAAAATATGCTCACACAAGTTATCGCGTTGTGGAACGTTTTGGAGATGTGGCTTTGGTAGATATTCGACTTCACACAGGACGAACTCACCAAATTCGTGTGCATTTTGCTCACATTGGTTTCCCACTTTTGGGAGATGATTTGTATGGTGGTCGCATGGATCTTGGTATTACGCGACAAGCGCTGCATTGCCATTATTTACGTTTTGTAGACCCTTACACAAATAAAGAGATTATTCAAAGTGCAAACTTGACAGATGACTTTGATAGCGTTATCATGAAGCCACAACAAAAATAG